In one window of Rhodopseudomonas palustris HaA2 DNA:
- a CDS encoding phasin, translated as MDQDGRDRFEIPKEMRSVAEAGFDQTRKAFEHIIANAQQTATTIEDRGATVRANAKEITTKAVSFAERNVSAALDYAQQLVHAKDLGDVLRLHSEYVQGQMKALAEQAAELGQVVTKAAQDAVKPKS; from the coding sequence GTTTCGAAATTCCCAAGGAAATGCGCTCCGTCGCCGAGGCCGGTTTCGACCAGACCCGCAAGGCGTTCGAGCACATAATCGCCAACGCCCAGCAGACCGCCACCACCATCGAGGACCGCGGCGCCACCGTCCGGGCCAACGCCAAGGAAATCACCACGAAGGCCGTCAGCTTTGCCGAACGCAACGTCTCGGCGGCGCTCGATTACGCCCAGCAACTGGTCCACGCCAAGGACCTCGGCGATGTCCTTCGGCTGCACAGCGAATATGTCCAGGGACAGATGAAGGCGCTGGCCGAGCAGGCCGCCGAGCTGGGGCAGGTCGTCACCAAGGCCGCTCAGGACGCCGTCAAACCGAAGAGCTAG
- a CDS encoding phasin, whose protein sequence is MADSNDPFSTVMPFQLPEQVRAFAEKGVSQARESYSKLRDVAETNNGAIEAVFSSASKGATDYSTKVFDFVKTNTSANFDFAHSLFGAKTLPEIMEMWTSHAKKQVEVLTSQTKELTELSQKVAAETVEPIKASASKMFTPAG, encoded by the coding sequence ATGGCCGATTCGAACGATCCGTTCTCCACCGTCATGCCGTTCCAACTCCCCGAGCAGGTTCGCGCCTTCGCCGAGAAGGGCGTGTCGCAGGCCCGCGAAAGCTACAGCAAGCTGCGCGACGTCGCCGAAACCAACAACGGCGCGATCGAGGCGGTGTTCTCCTCGGCCAGCAAGGGCGCGACCGACTACTCGACCAAGGTGTTCGACTTCGTGAAGACCAACACCAGCGCCAATTTCGATTTCGCCCACAGCCTGTTCGGCGCCAAGACGCTGCCGGAAATCATGGAAATGTGGACCTCGCACGCCAAGAAGCAGGTCGAGGTGCTGACCTCGCAGACCAAGGAACTCACCGAGCTGAGCCAGAAGGTCGCCGCCGAGACCGTCGAGCCGAT